The genomic interval CCTGAATGCCATCCAAAAGTTTTGTTAAACACCAAAAGGAATCTGCTTCAACTGCGTCTAAAACTGGTTTTGGGAGCTGCCCTGGATCCATACCGCTTTCTACATCCGAATCTGCGATATAGGTAGCGAGGAAAACCTGCCAGAATGGCGTGACAAGGTCATTAATGCCTTGCACATAACCACTGGCAGGATGGCGGATCGCCCAAACATATAATATCCTTTCTAAAGATCGTTGTGTAGCTTCATAACTGTAAAGCTCTAAGTGAGGATTGGTTCGTGGAACATCGATGCTGATCTGATGCCAAATTGCTTCATCAAGTCCCCTGGCTTTGCCAGTGGGAGCAGAAGTAGTGCCGCCTTTTTCGAAAGCTTGTCGTACCCCATCAAGATATTCCTTTCGTTTACGTTCCAGTGTTCCTACGCGCCTTTCACTGCTAGTTGGGAGATAGCCAAGTAGGAGCTGCCATGACATGGCACGAACTTCTTCTGGTATTCCATTCCAAGAGGCATCTCTGAGTTCGGTCAAAGGTATCGAGGTAGCTTGtaatatctttttgaatttatttattcgCGTTATCCGGGCTCCGTATGCTTCTACTTCTTTTGATGTAGCATTAGGTGGTACTGGAGGGTGATCTATTAAATGTAGAGAATTTGCCGGATCCCGGagtatttctttatattgaGGCCGGAGTATCTTCCCTTCACTCTTTTTTGCAACTGGATAGCTTGGCGCTGGTCTTTCGATCGCAATATCTGCACTGTTTGACATTCTTCGCGACCCTAAGCCCACTGCACTCGCCCCAAAGCTAGAGCGCCACGGAGGGGTCTTGCCTTCATCAACGGTGGTATTGGCCGACGCACTCTTCAACCGGCTCTGGTTCTTGCGCTTCTTGCTGGAGATGCTTGGAAGGCcaaaatcatctccatcatcatcctcatatccatattcgtcttcttcctcttcttcatcatctgcagCCCAATCATTATTGGTGTGCGACATGAAATCTGTGTATGATCTGCGAGGTGGCGGGGACAATGCTGCCGGACCTCGTTGAGGTGGAGTGTCGCTTCGATACTTGTGCGAGGGATTGGATGGAGGCGTTCTGGGGCGTGCAGTGTTAGATAATGATCTAAACTCTAGGTTAGCTGGTATTCTACAACACAGCGGCATTGTGAAACGTGCAAGTTATCGAACTTCAGTATGTCGGCATGAGAGTAACCAGCTCCCACAACAAGTCCGGATCCCGAATCGCTACTTTGCTTTTTGGGCGATGCATCACGGCGACCACTTGCTGTTCGGGCACGCCAaaaaggagatgatgatctgTTCATGTCAGTCCCTGGGATTCATATCTCAAAAGCGCAACTCAAAGCTTCGGCAAAGCGGGCGCAAAGATATCTCGATTGGAAACGTACTCAGCACGCTCTGCAATGTAAGGTCAGTTTTCGGTTAGATAAAGAGAATACATTGCGCATAGCTTAACATGCAGAAACATGCGTATTCTTCAAGACAGCAGGTACGGGGGGGGGTAAACTGACCAACCTGAACCATCTCCTACAACAGTGGCTCGAGTCAGCTGGATAATACAGACAACTTGGATAATGGCATTGCATACCTGTTGTACTGGTTTTTTGCTACcattggaagaagagaacaTCTTCACAGCCCC from Botrytis cinerea B05.10 chromosome 9, complete sequence carries:
- the Bcgyp1 gene encoding Bcgyp1 translates to MNRSSSPFWRARTASGRRDASPKKQSSDSGSGLVVGAGYSHADILKFDNLSLSNTARPRTPPSNPSHKYRSDTPPQRGPAALSPPPRRSYTDFMSHTNNDWAADDEEEEEDEYGYEDDDGDDFGLPSISSKKRKNQSRLKSASANTTVDEGKTPPWRSSFGASAVGLGSRRMSNSADIAIERPAPSYPVAKKSEGKILRPQYKEILRDPANSLHLIDHPPVPPNATSKEVEAYGARITRINKFKKILQATSIPLTELRDASWNGIPEEVRAMSWQLLLGYLPTSSERRVGTLERKRKEYLDGVRQAFEKGGTTSAPTGKARGLDEAIWHQISIDVPRTNPHLELYSYEATQRSLERILYVWAIRHPASGYVQGINDLVTPFWQVFLATYIADSDVESGMDPGQLPKPVLDAVEADSFWCLTKLLDGIQDNYIFAQPGIQRQVASLRDLTARIDEPLAKHLQAEGVEFIQFSFRWMNCLLMREISVQNTIRMWDTYLAEEQGFSEFHLYVCLAFLVKWSSKLLKMDFQEIMMFLQALPTRNWTETDINMLLGEAFVWQSLFKGSSSHLRGSSSTTPSSAPY
- the Bcgyp1 gene encoding Bcgyp1, with amino-acid sequence MSHTNNDWAADDEEEEEDEYGYEDDDGDDFGLPSISSKKRKNQSRLKSASANTTVDEGKTPPWRSSFGASAVGLGSRRMSNSADIAIERPAPSYPVAKKSEGKILRPQYKEILRDPANSLHLIDHPPVPPNATSKEVEAYGARITRINKFKKILQATSIPLTELRDASWNGIPEEVRAMSWQLLLGYLPTSSERRVGTLERKRKEYLDGVRQAFEKGGTTSAPTGKARGLDEAIWHQISIDVPRTNPHLELYSYEATQRSLERILYVWAIRHPASGYVQGINDLVTPFWQVFLATYIADSDVESGMDPGQLPKPVLDAVEADSFWCLTKLLDGIQDNYIFAQPGIQRQVASLRDLTARIDEPLAKHLQAEGVEFIQFSFRWMNCLLMREISVQNTIRMWDTYLAEEQGFSEFHLYVCLAFLVKWSSKLLKMDFQEIMMFLQALPTRNWTETDINMLLGEAFVWQSLFKGSSSHLRGSSSTTPSSAPY